In a single window of the Microbacterium sp. SL75 genome:
- a CDS encoding glycosyltransferase family 2 protein, with amino-acid sequence MPQGPVASAVTVSVVIPCRDDGAHLWRCLRALAAQTLAPDEVVVVDNASTDDSADIARAAGARVVFCGERGIPAAAAAGYDAARGELILRLDADSIPTPTWVESMVEALRDTTVDAVTGGAVFHDGPARGRVAMARLFLGTYATFATPALGHTPLWGSNMAFRRRAWEDVRGEVHLDPELHDDLDLAYHLGRRHRIARVSGAHMRVSSRTVEPRRFARCFRRGAGTVFVHWPADIPPARWMRLGMRGRS; translated from the coding sequence GTGCCTCAAGGCCCCGTTGCGTCGGCCGTCACCGTCTCCGTCGTCATTCCCTGCCGCGACGACGGCGCCCACCTGTGGCGCTGCCTGCGCGCCCTCGCCGCGCAGACGCTCGCGCCGGACGAGGTCGTCGTCGTCGACAACGCCTCGACCGACGACAGCGCCGACATCGCCCGAGCCGCGGGCGCGCGGGTGGTGTTCTGCGGCGAGCGCGGGATCCCCGCCGCAGCCGCGGCGGGCTACGACGCGGCGCGGGGCGAACTCATCCTGCGCCTGGATGCCGACAGCATCCCCACCCCGACGTGGGTGGAGAGCATGGTCGAGGCGCTGAGGGACACGACAGTGGATGCCGTGACCGGCGGCGCCGTGTTCCACGACGGCCCCGCGCGAGGACGGGTGGCGATGGCGCGGCTCTTCCTCGGCACCTACGCCACCTTCGCCACCCCGGCCCTGGGTCACACGCCGCTGTGGGGATCGAACATGGCGTTCCGCCGTCGCGCGTGGGAGGACGTGCGCGGCGAGGTGCACCTCGACCCCGAGCTGCACGACGATCTCGACCTCGCCTATCACCTCGGCCGGCGGCACCGGATCGCGCGGGTGTCGGGCGCGCACATGCGGGTCTCGTCGCGCACGGTCGAACCCCGCCGCTTCGCGCGATGCTTCCGCCGCGGCGCGGGCACGGTGTTCGTGCATTGGCCCGCCGACATCCCCCCGGCCCGGTGGATGCGTCTGGGCATGCGGGGGCGCTCGTGA
- the msrB gene encoding peptide-methionine (R)-S-oxide reductase MsrB — protein MSTEYRKTSEALSRLTDRQFAVTQDDATEPPFRNEYWDNHEDGIYVDVVSGQPLFSSTDKFESGSGWPSFTKPIDDAAVVNKTDRSLWMTRTEVRSAGADSHLGHLFDDGPRDAGGLRYCMNSAAMRFVPVSELEAQGYGAYLPLFRESRAS, from the coding sequence GTGAGCACGGAGTACCGGAAGACGTCGGAGGCGCTCAGCCGCCTCACCGACCGCCAGTTCGCCGTCACGCAGGACGACGCGACCGAACCGCCGTTCCGCAACGAGTACTGGGACAACCACGAGGACGGCATCTACGTCGATGTCGTATCGGGACAGCCGCTGTTCTCCTCGACCGACAAGTTCGAAAGCGGCTCGGGCTGGCCGAGCTTCACCAAGCCCATCGACGACGCCGCCGTCGTGAACAAGACCGACCGATCGCTCTGGATGACCCGTACCGAGGTGCGCTCCGCCGGCGCCGACAGCCACCTCGGGCACCTGTTCGACGACGGCCCCCGCGACGCCGGTGGACTGAGATACTGCATGAACTCGGCGGCGATGCGCTTCGTGCCCGTCAGCGAGCTCGAGGCGCAGGGCTACGGCGCGTACCTTCCCCTGTTCCGCGAGAGCCGGGCCTCATGA
- a CDS encoding NAD(P)/FAD-dependent oxidoreductase: MSEYDVVVVGAGLAGLRAATRLAEAGRDVVVLEANDAVGGRERTDIVDGFRLDLGFHVLNPAYPAVRRWVDIDALALRRFPVAVGVRLDDRVARLAHPLRHPSSLPTTLASGLVHPADVAALARWVGPTLLSPRAAKRGRDFSLDEGWDRAGLRGPLREAVLEPFLAGVIADDRQETSDAFVRLLIHSFALGRPGVPAAGIGALPAQLADTARRAGVGIRLSHRVVSTRRRTRGWHLGVEGRDAVTARSVVLASGLDHALDAPHPRTRGLQTWWFAADEAPSDDAALRVDGRRRGPIVNTAVMTNTAPTYAPRGQHLIQATCVMPSAATERDVRRQLGEVWEADTRPWRLLRRDDITHALPVQDPPLRLRHRVRLDDGRYLAGDHRDTASIQGALVSGQRAAEAVLGDLAR, encoded by the coding sequence ATGAGCGAATACGACGTCGTCGTGGTGGGAGCAGGGCTTGCGGGACTCCGCGCCGCGACCCGGCTGGCCGAGGCCGGGCGCGACGTCGTCGTCCTCGAGGCGAACGACGCGGTCGGCGGGCGCGAGCGCACCGACATCGTCGACGGATTCCGCCTCGACCTCGGCTTCCACGTGCTGAACCCGGCGTATCCGGCCGTGCGGCGCTGGGTCGACATCGACGCCCTCGCGCTCCGACGCTTTCCGGTCGCCGTCGGCGTGCGGCTCGACGACCGGGTCGCGCGGTTGGCCCATCCGCTGCGGCATCCGTCATCTCTCCCGACGACTCTCGCGAGCGGGCTCGTCCACCCCGCCGATGTCGCCGCACTCGCACGATGGGTCGGCCCCACCCTGCTGTCGCCGCGGGCCGCGAAGAGGGGCCGCGACTTCTCGCTCGACGAGGGCTGGGACCGGGCCGGGCTACGCGGACCCCTTCGCGAGGCGGTGCTCGAGCCCTTCCTCGCCGGGGTGATCGCCGACGACCGGCAAGAGACCTCCGACGCCTTCGTACGCCTGCTCATCCACAGCTTCGCGCTCGGGCGCCCCGGCGTTCCCGCCGCAGGGATCGGCGCCCTTCCCGCGCAGCTCGCCGACACCGCGCGGCGTGCGGGTGTCGGCATCCGCCTCTCGCACCGCGTCGTGTCGACCCGGCGGCGCACGCGCGGCTGGCACCTCGGGGTGGAGGGCCGGGATGCCGTGACCGCCCGCAGCGTCGTGCTCGCGAGCGGTCTGGATCACGCTCTCGATGCCCCGCACCCCCGCACGCGGGGCCTGCAGACGTGGTGGTTCGCCGCCGACGAGGCCCCCTCGGACGATGCCGCGCTGCGCGTCGACGGACGTCGCCGCGGGCCGATCGTGAACACCGCGGTCATGACCAACACCGCCCCCACGTACGCCCCGCGCGGACAGCACCTCATCCAGGCCACGTGCGTGATGCCGTCGGCCGCCACCGAGCGGGACGTGCGGCGTCAGCTCGGCGAGGTGTGGGAAGCCGACACCCGGCCGTGGCGCCTGCTGCGCCGCGACGACATCACCCACGCGCTCCCCGTGCAGGACCCGCCGCTGCGCCTGCGCCACCGCGTGCGTCTCGACGACGGCCGATACCTCGCCGGCGACCATCGCGACACGGCGTCGATCCAGGGCGCTCTGGTGTCGGGGCAGCGAGCGGCGGAGGCGGTGCTGGGAGACCTCGCGCGGTGA
- the msrA gene encoding peptide-methionine (S)-S-oxide reductase MsrA: MTSGPSDTGEITRRPGTETAVLAGGCFWGVEDLIRRQPGVLDTRVGYTGGQNDHATYRNHPGHAEAVEIVFDPTQTSYRDILAFFFQIHDPSTLNRQGNDVGTSYRSAIFPLSPEQEKVARDTIADVDASGIWPAKAVTTIEPEAPFWEAEPEHQDYLIRIPNGYTCHFVRPGWVLPKREQASA, translated from the coding sequence ATGACCAGCGGACCTTCCGACACCGGCGAGATCACCCGTCGTCCCGGCACCGAGACCGCCGTCCTCGCGGGCGGCTGCTTCTGGGGGGTCGAGGACCTCATCCGTCGCCAGCCCGGTGTGCTCGACACGCGCGTCGGCTACACCGGAGGTCAGAACGACCACGCGACCTACCGCAACCACCCCGGTCACGCCGAGGCCGTCGAGATCGTCTTCGACCCGACGCAGACGTCGTACCGCGACATCCTGGCGTTCTTCTTCCAGATCCACGATCCGTCGACCCTGAACCGTCAGGGCAACGACGTCGGCACGAGCTACCGCTCGGCGATCTTCCCGCTCTCGCCCGAGCAGGAGAAGGTCGCGCGCGACACGATCGCCGACGTCGACGCGTCGGGCATCTGGCCCGCCAAGGCCGTCACCACGATCGAGCCCGAGGCGCCCTTCTGGGAGGCCGAGCCCGAGCACCAGGACTACCTGATCCGCATCCCGAACGGGTACACGTGCCACTTCGTACGCCCCGGTTGGGTGCTGCCCAAGCGCGAGCAAGCCTCCGCGTAA
- a CDS encoding arsenate reductase ArsC, with the protein MSDTATILFVCVHNAGRSQMAAGYARTLGGDRVRVLSGGSAPGDALNPMAVAAMAEEGIDISSEVPQLLLTDDVRASDAVITMGCGDACPIFPGKRYEDWELTDPAGKGLDEVRPIRDDIKARVTTLLRELGVDA; encoded by the coding sequence ATGTCCGACACCGCCACGATCCTCTTCGTCTGCGTGCACAACGCCGGCCGCTCGCAGATGGCCGCCGGCTACGCCCGCACCCTGGGCGGCGACCGCGTACGCGTGCTCTCGGGCGGCAGCGCTCCCGGCGACGCTCTCAACCCGATGGCGGTGGCCGCGATGGCCGAAGAGGGGATCGACATCAGCTCCGAGGTACCGCAGCTGCTGCTCACCGACGACGTGCGTGCCTCCGACGCCGTCATCACGATGGGCTGCGGAGACGCGTGCCCGATCTTCCCCGGCAAGCGCTACGAGGACTGGGAGCTGACCGACCCGGCCGGCAAGGGTCTCGACGAGGTACGCCCCATCCGCGACGACATCAAGGCGCGGGTGACCACGCTGCTGCGCGAGCTCGGGGTCGACGCATGA
- a CDS encoding dipeptidase, translating to MLWDQHACVELVESADLGDLRRYRGAGGGYVSINVGYAPHTPELTASLLHSFRAQVDAIDGLELAATVADIDRVSARGDTAVAFDLEDSGPLGGDLDAVATLVARGVRTLGPTYNHANRAGGGCLDAVDDGLTAWGRDLVAEMNRRGMVPDGSHVGARTTFDMCAASTRPVVFSHSNMRAVWEHPRNITDDQARAAAATGGVVGITGVGIFLGPNTPTLEAMIRHLEYAVELVGSEHVGVSTDFSFDWETFRDEVVRMPELYDASYTRWGPMEWMPPETFVLLGSALAARGWKDTDVAAVLGGNFRRVAAESWEPLT from the coding sequence GTGCTCTGGGATCAGCACGCCTGCGTCGAGCTCGTCGAGTCCGCCGACCTCGGCGACCTGCGGCGCTACCGCGGGGCCGGGGGAGGCTACGTCTCGATCAACGTCGGCTACGCCCCGCACACGCCCGAGCTCACGGCATCCCTCCTTCACTCCTTCCGCGCGCAGGTGGACGCGATCGACGGGTTGGAGCTGGCCGCCACGGTGGCCGACATCGACCGGGTCTCGGCCCGGGGCGACACGGCCGTGGCCTTCGACCTCGAAGACAGCGGCCCCCTCGGGGGCGACCTGGATGCCGTGGCCACCCTCGTCGCCCGCGGAGTGCGCACCCTCGGCCCGACCTACAACCACGCCAATCGCGCCGGCGGCGGGTGCCTCGACGCGGTCGACGACGGACTCACCGCGTGGGGCCGCGATCTCGTCGCCGAGATGAACAGGCGCGGCATGGTTCCCGACGGCTCGCACGTCGGCGCCCGCACGACCTTCGACATGTGCGCCGCGTCGACCCGCCCGGTCGTGTTCAGCCACTCGAACATGCGCGCCGTGTGGGAGCACCCCCGCAACATCACCGACGACCAGGCGCGCGCGGCGGCAGCCACCGGGGGAGTGGTGGGCATCACCGGCGTGGGCATCTTCTTGGGGCCGAACACCCCGACCCTCGAGGCGATGATCCGCCACCTCGAGTACGCGGTCGAGCTCGTCGGTAGCGAGCACGTGGGCGTCAGCACCGACTTCTCGTTCGACTGGGAGACCTTCCGCGACGAGGTGGTCCGCATGCCCGAGCTCTACGATGCGAGCTACACCCGGTGGGGGCCGATGGAGTGGATGCCGCCCGAGACCTTCGTGCTCCTCGGCTCGGCGCTCGCCGCGCGAGGATGGAAAGACACCGACGTCGCCGCCGTGCTCGGCGGGAACTTCCGCCGCGTCGCGGCCGAGAGCTGGGAGCCCCTGACATGA
- a CDS encoding sulfurtransferase — MASVLNVSAYLFTRIDHPASLRTVLRERASEAGLRGTILLAEEGINLFLAGDGDAVRGFLDEVRCDERFAALRAKESWSDEVPFGKLLVKVKREIIRMDRPEVRPQDGRAPVVTPATLRRWLDRGADDEGREVVLVDTRNAFEVDYGTFAGAKDWRIDRFTQFPDAADSHRDELEGKTVVSFCTGGIRCEKAALHLRAEGLEAYQLEGGILGWFEAQGAAHWNGDCFVFDEREALDPALSARVVA, encoded by the coding sequence ATGGCATCCGTCCTCAACGTCTCGGCGTATCTGTTCACGCGCATCGATCATCCGGCGTCCCTGCGCACGGTCCTTCGCGAGCGCGCGAGCGAGGCGGGGCTGCGCGGAACGATCCTGCTGGCGGAGGAGGGCATCAACCTGTTCCTCGCGGGCGATGGCGACGCGGTGCGCGGGTTCCTCGACGAGGTGCGCTGCGACGAGCGGTTCGCGGCCCTGAGAGCCAAAGAGAGCTGGTCGGACGAGGTGCCCTTCGGCAAGCTCCTCGTGAAGGTCAAGCGCGAGATCATCCGCATGGACCGGCCCGAGGTCCGCCCGCAGGACGGAAGGGCTCCCGTCGTCACCCCCGCCACTCTGCGCCGCTGGCTCGACCGGGGCGCCGACGACGAGGGTCGCGAGGTCGTGCTCGTCGACACGCGCAACGCGTTCGAGGTCGACTACGGCACGTTCGCCGGTGCGAAGGACTGGCGCATCGACCGCTTCACCCAGTTCCCGGATGCCGCGGACTCGCACCGCGACGAACTCGAGGGCAAGACCGTGGTGAGCTTCTGCACCGGCGGGATCCGCTGCGAGAAGGCCGCGCTGCATCTGCGGGCCGAGGGGCTCGAGGCCTACCAGCTCGAGGGCGGGATCCTCGGGTGGTTCGAGGCCCAGGGCGCCGCGCACTGGAACGGCGACTGCTTCGTCTTCGACGAGCGCGAGGCCCTCGACCCCGCCCTCTCCGCCCGGGTCGTGGCCTGA
- a CDS encoding helix-turn-helix transcriptional regulator: MNRTDRLYGLVEELRAVSPRPRSARRLAERFEVSVRTIERDLAALQQSGLPIWAEPGRTGGYVIDASATLGPAGFTLDEALSVLIGLGTLRHSPFRHSARTAMRKLLAVMPEEDAARASALASRVHLLESEDDAVVPSAFAAALRADRVVRLRYQDASGAESTRDVEPLGSIGKDGRWYLIAWCRLRDGVRAFRGDRMLSIEVTRERPPQRALRAAHLAIPYGRLRSVVEG, encoded by the coding sequence GTGAATCGTACCGATCGCCTCTACGGCCTCGTGGAGGAGCTTCGGGCCGTCTCGCCGCGGCCGCGAAGCGCTCGCCGTCTCGCGGAGAGGTTCGAGGTATCGGTTCGGACCATCGAAAGAGACCTCGCGGCGCTGCAGCAGTCGGGGCTGCCCATCTGGGCGGAGCCGGGCCGCACCGGCGGGTACGTGATCGACGCGTCGGCGACGCTGGGACCGGCGGGGTTCACGCTCGACGAGGCCCTCTCGGTGCTGATCGGGCTCGGCACCCTTCGCCACAGTCCGTTCCGGCATTCGGCCCGGACGGCGATGCGAAAGCTGCTGGCGGTCATGCCGGAAGAAGATGCGGCGCGTGCCAGCGCGCTCGCTTCGCGCGTGCATCTGCTCGAGAGTGAGGATGACGCTGTCGTACCGTCCGCGTTCGCCGCGGCCCTGCGCGCGGACCGTGTCGTTCGCCTTCGATACCAGGACGCCAGCGGCGCAGAGTCCACCCGAGACGTCGAACCGTTGGGATCGATCGGCAAGGACGGGCGGTGGTACCTCATCGCGTGGTGCCGCCTGCGCGACGGGGTACGGGCGTTTCGAGGAGACCGGATGCTGTCGATCGAGGTGACGCGAGAGCGACCCCCGCAACGAGCCCTGCGTGCCGCGCACCTCGCGATCCCCTACGGGCGCTTGCGGTCGGTGGTCGAGGGCTGA
- a CDS encoding GNAT family N-acetyltransferase, whose product MTHLKDGAVLRPARAGDEEGILACIQALADYEREPDAVDNTAEMIADTLFGDDARAFAFVVEREGEIRAIAIWFLTYSTWTGRHGIWLEDLYVHEPYRSNGYGVALLAALAAECLEKGYSRLEWTVLDWNEPAIGFYRALGAQAMDEWTTRRVTGDALAALAARG is encoded by the coding sequence ATGACCCACCTGAAAGACGGCGCCGTGCTGCGCCCCGCTCGTGCGGGAGACGAAGAGGGAATCCTCGCGTGCATCCAGGCTCTCGCCGACTACGAACGCGAACCGGATGCCGTCGACAACACCGCCGAGATGATCGCCGACACGCTGTTCGGCGATGACGCCCGCGCATTCGCCTTCGTCGTCGAGAGGGAGGGGGAGATCCGGGCCATCGCGATCTGGTTCCTCACCTACTCGACGTGGACCGGTCGCCACGGCATCTGGCTCGAGGACCTGTACGTCCACGAGCCGTACCGGTCGAACGGCTACGGCGTCGCCCTCTTGGCCGCGCTCGCCGCGGAGTGCCTCGAGAAGGGCTACTCGCGTCTGGAATGGACCGTGCTCGACTGGAACGAGCCCGCGATCGGCTTCTACCGCGCGCTCGGCGCCCAGGCGATGGACGAGTGGACGACCCGCCGGGTGACCGGCGACGCGCTGGCGGCGTTGGCGGCGCGGGGGTAG
- a CDS encoding GNAT family N-acetyltransferase — MRVSASLRPLAADDWPEVHRIYAEGIATGHATFETAPPATWGEFDEGKVVAHRVVAVVDDRVVGWAAVSAVSARPVYRGVVEHSVYVEADARGRGIGHLLLEALIASTEAAGVWTIQSSIFADNHASLALHARHGFRTIGVRERIGRDAAGMWRDTVLIERRSRAVT, encoded by the coding sequence CTGCGCGTGAGCGCGTCGCTGCGCCCGCTCGCCGCGGACGATTGGCCGGAGGTCCACCGCATCTACGCGGAGGGCATCGCGACCGGCCACGCGACGTTCGAGACGGCGCCCCCGGCGACGTGGGGCGAGTTCGACGAGGGCAAGGTGGTCGCGCATCGCGTCGTCGCGGTCGTCGACGACCGGGTCGTCGGGTGGGCGGCCGTCTCCGCCGTGTCGGCACGCCCCGTCTACCGCGGGGTCGTGGAGCACTCGGTCTACGTCGAGGCCGACGCCCGCGGTCGGGGGATCGGTCACCTGCTGCTCGAGGCCCTCATCGCCTCGACGGAGGCCGCCGGTGTCTGGACGATTCAGTCGTCGATCTTTGCCGACAATCACGCCTCGCTCGCCCTGCACGCGCGCCACGGTTTCCGCACCATCGGGGTTCGCGAGCGCATCGGCCGCGACGCTGCCGGCATGTGGCGCGACACCGTGCTGATCGAGAGACGCAGCCGAGCCGTCACGTGA
- a CDS encoding ArsR/SmtB family transcription factor, with amino-acid sequence MTSPIALPLLDAGCCVSSSDAAMAPAEAETLAKTLKALADPARLRIVSIIAAQDAGATCACDLQEPLGLSQPTVSHHTKVLVDAGILTREKRGTWAYFSLVPGALDSVAAAIAPRR; translated from the coding sequence ATGACCTCCCCCATCGCCCTGCCCCTGCTCGACGCCGGCTGCTGCGTCTCGTCGAGCGACGCGGCGATGGCCCCGGCCGAAGCGGAGACGCTGGCGAAGACGCTCAAGGCGCTCGCCGATCCGGCGCGGCTGCGGATCGTGTCGATCATCGCCGCGCAAGACGCCGGCGCCACGTGCGCGTGCGACCTGCAGGAACCCCTCGGCCTCTCGCAGCCCACGGTCTCGCACCACACGAAGGTGCTGGTGGATGCCGGCATCCTGACCCGCGAGAAGCGCGGCACCTGGGCGTACTTCTCGCTCGTGCCGGGCGCTCTCGACAGCGTCGCCGCGGCCATCGCGCCCCGTCGCTGA
- a CDS encoding endonuclease/exonuclease/phosphatase family protein, which translates to MTGILFPNVEPPELHVMSFNIRRRFDRITWPPADRWPMRKERLRTFLSANKPHLLGTQEAMPDQARWVQGALGSDYGRIGLGRGPRRDGEGTPLFYDRERIEVEDWEQVALSDTPEVPASTGWGNTIPRIAVIAQLRDRATGSRFTFVNTHFDAFSRRARRRSATWLHELVARREHPLLFTADVNAHVRSSELADMFADGLLVDTWSYAPARRTAEWGTFNNYAAPRIGARRIDALLATPDVGVRAVGIDPRPTGTQWPSDHLPVQAVVRIHPPGTP; encoded by the coding sequence GTGACCGGCATCCTGTTCCCGAACGTCGAGCCGCCCGAGCTGCATGTGATGAGCTTCAACATCCGCCGCCGCTTCGACCGGATCACGTGGCCGCCCGCCGACCGGTGGCCGATGCGCAAAGAACGCCTGCGCACCTTCTTGAGCGCCAACAAGCCGCACCTGCTGGGCACGCAGGAGGCGATGCCCGATCAGGCGCGGTGGGTGCAGGGCGCGCTCGGTTCGGACTACGGACGGATCGGCCTCGGGCGGGGGCCGCGCCGCGACGGCGAGGGCACCCCGCTGTTCTACGACCGCGAGCGCATCGAGGTCGAGGATTGGGAGCAGGTCGCCCTGTCCGATACGCCCGAGGTGCCCGCCTCGACCGGGTGGGGGAACACGATCCCGCGCATCGCGGTCATCGCGCAGCTGCGCGACCGCGCCACCGGCTCCCGGTTCACCTTCGTCAACACGCACTTCGACGCGTTCTCGCGCCGGGCCCGGCGCCGATCGGCGACCTGGCTGCACGAGCTCGTCGCCCGACGCGAGCACCCGTTGCTGTTCACGGCCGACGTGAACGCGCACGTGCGCTCGAGCGAGCTCGCGGACATGTTCGCCGACGGCCTGCTCGTCGACACGTGGTCGTACGCCCCCGCCCGCCGCACCGCCGAGTGGGGCACCTTCAACAACTACGCGGCGCCCAGGATCGGCGCACGACGCATCGACGCTCTGCTGGCAACCCCCGACGTGGGAGTGAGGGCGGTGGGGATCGACCCGCGCCCGACGGGCACGCAGTGGCCGAGCGACCACCTTCCGGTGCAGGCCGTGGTGCGCATCCATCCCCCGGGGACCCCGTGA
- a CDS encoding SDR family NAD(P)-dependent oxidoreductase, which produces MTRTIVITGASDGIGAASAKQLAQLGEEVVVVGRNPEKTARVARTLGVESFVADFSELSQVRELAASLLERYPRIDVLANNAGGVFGQRTLTKDGYEMTFQVNHLAPFLLTDLLRERLVESRASVIQTSSAAAKLFPRFDVDDLQGEHRYSSTAAYGNAKLANVLFTKELNRRFGDAGLSAVAFHPGVIASNFGSTSDGPWKFLYGGPLAQRLMTSTSVGGARLTWLALGKPGVDWAPGGFYSNNKQAKTSRLADDPVLARQLWERSEVLVGLDG; this is translated from the coding sequence ATGACCCGCACGATCGTCATCACCGGAGCCAGCGACGGCATCGGCGCCGCGTCCGCGAAACAGCTCGCCCAGCTCGGCGAAGAGGTGGTCGTGGTGGGGCGCAACCCCGAGAAGACCGCGCGAGTGGCCCGGACGCTCGGGGTGGAGTCGTTCGTCGCGGACTTCAGCGAGCTGTCTCAGGTGCGCGAGCTCGCGGCATCCCTCCTCGAGCGCTATCCGCGCATCGACGTCCTCGCGAACAACGCCGGCGGGGTGTTCGGGCAGCGCACGCTCACCAAAGACGGGTACGAGATGACCTTCCAGGTGAACCACCTCGCGCCGTTCCTGCTCACGGATCTTCTGCGCGAGCGGCTCGTGGAGTCGCGGGCGTCGGTGATCCAGACCTCGAGCGCCGCGGCGAAGCTGTTCCCGCGGTTCGACGTCGACGACCTGCAGGGCGAGCACCGGTACTCCTCGACCGCGGCCTACGGCAACGCGAAGCTCGCGAACGTGCTGTTCACGAAGGAGCTGAACCGTCGCTTCGGCGATGCGGGGCTGTCGGCGGTGGCCTTTCATCCGGGCGTCATCGCCTCGAACTTCGGCTCCACCAGCGATGGGCCGTGGAAGTTCCTCTACGGCGGTCCGCTCGCCCAACGTCTGATGACCTCGACGTCGGTCGGCGGTGCGCGTCTGACGTGGCTCGCCCTCGGAAAGCCCGGCGTGGACTGGGCCCCCGGCGGCTTCTACTCCAACAACAAACAGGCGAAGACCAGCCGCTTGGCGGACGACCCCGTTCTCGCTCGGCAGCTGTGGGAGCGCAGCGAGGTGCTGGTGGGTCTCGACGGCTGA
- a CDS encoding FAD-dependent oxidoreductase: MSLTLTVPPRLEADRRAGLPVAIIGAGPVGLAAAAHLVERGLPVVVFEAGDTAGAAVRAWGHTRLFSPWRYVVDAAARRLLEAEGWTAPDAEGLPTGDELVDGYLEPLARTAALASVIRYGTRVEAVARQGMDRTRSVGRAATPFVLRLRTAEQTTDATARAVIDTSGTTSSPRSLLSSGLAHDDLGDGVTTALPDVRGRDRDRFAGRRVLVVGAGHSAANTLIALAALAEEDPATRVSWAVRNDGTARLAADAADDLAARGRLGTAVHDLVADGRVEQIASFEIDDVRLCDDGVRVSGRRAGEAFALEVDVIVNATGFRPDLTMLREIRVGLDEIVEAPRALAPLIDPNLHSCGSVPPHGVAELTHPEPDFFLAGMKSYGRAPTFLLLTGYEQVRSIAAELAGDRVAARQVDLVLPETGVCTTDAGSCCA; encoded by the coding sequence ATGAGCCTGACCCTCACGGTCCCGCCGCGGCTCGAGGCCGATCGCCGCGCGGGTCTGCCCGTCGCTATCATCGGCGCCGGCCCCGTCGGCCTGGCTGCCGCCGCGCACCTCGTCGAACGCGGGCTGCCGGTCGTGGTCTTCGAAGCGGGCGACACCGCCGGAGCGGCCGTTCGCGCGTGGGGGCACACCCGTCTCTTCTCGCCATGGCGCTACGTCGTCGACGCCGCCGCGCGTCGCCTGCTCGAGGCCGAGGGGTGGACCGCCCCGGATGCCGAGGGACTCCCCACCGGAGACGAGCTGGTCGACGGCTACCTCGAACCCCTCGCGCGCACCGCCGCCCTGGCATCCGTCATCCGGTACGGCACGCGCGTCGAGGCCGTGGCCCGCCAGGGCATGGACCGCACGCGGTCGGTGGGTCGGGCGGCCACTCCTTTCGTGCTGCGACTGCGCACGGCCGAGCAGACGACGGATGCCACAGCTCGCGCCGTCATCGACACCTCGGGCACCACGAGCTCGCCGCGGTCGCTGCTGTCGTCGGGTCTCGCGCACGACGACCTCGGTGATGGCGTGACGACGGCGCTCCCCGATGTGCGCGGACGCGACCGCGACCGCTTCGCCGGTCGGCGCGTGCTCGTCGTCGGTGCGGGGCACTCGGCGGCGAACACCCTCATCGCCCTCGCCGCTCTCGCCGAGGAGGATCCGGCGACGCGTGTGTCGTGGGCGGTGCGCAACGACGGCACCGCACGCCTGGCCGCCGACGCCGCCGACGACCTCGCCGCGCGCGGACGCCTCGGCACGGCGGTCCACGACCTGGTGGCCGATGGCCGTGTCGAGCAGATCGCCTCGTTCGAGATCGACGACGTGCGGCTGTGCGACGACGGCGTGCGCGTCAGCGGCCGCCGCGCGGGTGAGGCGTTCGCCCTCGAGGTCGACGTGATCGTCAACGCCACGGGATTCCGTCCCGACCTGACGATGCTGCGCGAGATCCGCGTGGGGCTCGACGAGATCGTCGAGGCACCGCGCGCGCTCGCCCCGCTGATCGACCCGAACCTGCACTCGTGCGGCTCCGTGCCGCCGCACGGGGTCGCCGAACTGACGCACCCCGAGCCCGACTTCTTCCTCGCGGGCATGAAGTCCTACGGGCGGGCGCCCACCTTCCTGCTGCTCACCGGATACGAGCAGGTGCGCTCGATCGCGGCGGAACTCGCCGGCGACCGGGTGGCGGCACGGCAGGTCGATCTCGTGCTGCCCGAGACGGGCGTGTGCACGACCGACGCGGGGTCCTGCTGCGCGTGA